A single Maridesulfovibrio frigidus DSM 17176 DNA region contains:
- the hpnH gene encoding adenosyl-hopene transferase HpnH, protein MAIPAIQIARLGKYILSQTLKGNKHYPLVLMLEPLFQCNLRCKGCGKINQSAKVLNQRLSFDECIAAVEECGAPIVSIPGGEPLLHPDMPAIVKELVKRKKFVYLCTNGLLIPERINQFKPSPYLTFNLHLDGLEEVHDRIVCKQGVFRAAVNSIKLLKSKGFRVNTNTTLFGGQTPENAAEFFDFLTELGVDGMTLSSAFSYEAAADQDSFLTRDQSKNLFREIFRLGKGKKWDFSHSSFYLDFLAGNQNYSCSPWGNPCRSVHGWQRPCYLLEDGFVPTYKELIEQTDWDKYGVGNDPRCANCMVHCGFEPTAVADSVKRPIKGAMLALKGINLD, encoded by the coding sequence TTGGCAATTCCTGCAATTCAGATCGCAAGACTAGGTAAATATATTCTTTCCCAGACACTCAAAGGCAACAAGCATTACCCATTGGTATTAATGCTTGAGCCTCTCTTTCAGTGCAACTTGCGCTGTAAAGGATGTGGTAAAATTAACCAGTCCGCTAAAGTTTTAAATCAGCGTCTATCGTTTGATGAATGCATCGCTGCAGTTGAAGAATGCGGAGCGCCGATCGTTTCCATTCCTGGCGGAGAGCCTCTTCTACATCCTGATATGCCTGCAATTGTCAAAGAACTCGTTAAACGCAAAAAGTTTGTTTATCTTTGCACAAACGGACTTTTGATCCCTGAGCGCATCAACCAGTTTAAGCCTAGCCCTTATCTGACTTTCAATCTTCACCTTGATGGTTTGGAAGAAGTTCATGATCGCATAGTGTGTAAGCAGGGGGTATTCAGGGCTGCTGTAAATTCAATCAAATTACTCAAGTCCAAAGGATTCAGAGTAAATACCAATACAACCCTTTTCGGTGGTCAGACTCCCGAAAATGCAGCTGAATTTTTCGATTTCCTTACCGAACTAGGTGTAGATGGAATGACTCTTTCTTCAGCGTTCAGCTACGAAGCTGCCGCAGATCAGGATAGTTTCCTCACCCGCGATCAGAGTAAGAATCTTTTCCGCGAAATTTTCAGACTGGGCAAAGGCAAAAAATGGGATTTCAGTCACAGTAGCTTCTACCTAGATTTCCTCGCAGGAAATCAGAACTACTCCTGTTCTCCTTGGGGGAACCCTTGTCGCTCAGTACACGGTTGGCAGCGTCCATGCTACTTACTCGAAGACGGTTTCGTACCAACATACAAGGAACTCATTGAGCAGACAGACTGGGATAAGTACGGAGTTGGAAATGATCCACGCTGTGCTAACTGCATGGTTCATTGTGGATTCGAACCTACCGCCGTTGCTGATTCAGTAAAACGTCCTATTAAGGGAGCTATGCTTGCGCTTAAAGGGATTAATTTAGATTAA
- a CDS encoding MMPL family transporter, protein MDIFKKIQNFLILVLWRMVRSYPGTIVICGLVLAIVCTVSSAMFLTLDNDQDNLLSHELPFQKRNLAQIKNFGDQEYMFVVIETGGTESGKEQAALFASSLAGKLEDKKDVIHEVHYAMSAKDMGPGVLMFASEDEIREFVELSQNIAPLGREWFNGPGLATFLDMTAGLLSGKSDMGGSAGADMFVPTMSALDSLLGEMKSSLIEGVVASGKSSQILGLNEVGKQYFYTKNGRLLIMRILPKKDYAEMGVIGQALKVVRVALNQTREEFPEISAGLTGRPVLSADEMSTTDKDMTIAAIISILVVGLLFTIILHGWLRPALVMFSLFCAMAWTFGFALVTLGSLNLLSIVFALVLVGIGVDFGIHVVLRYIEGVAAGLSPEKAVEESLLQTGPGVLLGGITSVCAFYAVLGQEFIGLAELGLIGGTGIIFCLISMLTVLPSLLLLAGRRNMFPSSQPRMTTMPFMEKIISRPVKVLLVIVALSALAYPGIQKAGFNYNLLDLQAKGLESVEYEHKLIKESDESTWFAVMTRPDIEGVRNLTAELKKIPSIGRVDSILNYIPKEQASKAAILKQEANSLDGLNFSAKPILIESDQVLDSLENLTESLEDLEEKLFSAGAKEELKIISALLDKAFACSDIIEKSPSLAQKLIPIQNQLVSELSEAFSWLKNVLAVESVTPQDLPEHLRSLYIGRDGAFMIKIAPVGNIWDFDLLKSFVAELRAIDSEVTGVPVVVFESSLLMRNTFVEAAGLTLVLVSLVLFLTSFSISYVLLTLVPLLVGIFWLLEVMGITGLSFNLANFFAIPVLIAIGVDGGVHFLARWKELSDGERLYDTSTPVAVGLSFCTTMIGFGGLLLAHHRGLASLGGIMVVGSATCMVGCMVVLPVVFKLIEMFKKERGV, encoded by the coding sequence GTGGATATATTCAAAAAAATTCAGAATTTTTTGATTCTTGTTCTGTGGCGTATGGTTCGTTCATACCCTGGAACAATAGTCATTTGCGGGCTTGTTTTAGCCATTGTTTGTACTGTTTCCTCTGCGATGTTCCTGACGCTGGATAATGATCAGGACAACCTTCTTTCTCACGAGCTTCCTTTTCAGAAGCGGAATCTCGCACAGATTAAAAATTTCGGTGATCAGGAATATATGTTCGTGGTTATTGAAACTGGCGGAACTGAATCCGGTAAGGAACAGGCCGCTCTTTTTGCGTCCTCTCTTGCGGGAAAGCTCGAAGATAAAAAAGACGTAATTCACGAAGTTCATTACGCCATGTCTGCAAAAGATATGGGGCCGGGCGTGCTTATGTTCGCCTCAGAAGATGAAATTCGTGAGTTTGTGGAGCTTTCTCAAAATATAGCACCTTTGGGGCGTGAGTGGTTTAATGGTCCCGGTCTAGCAACTTTTCTCGATATGACAGCTGGTTTGCTGAGCGGTAAAAGTGATATGGGCGGCTCTGCCGGGGCTGACATGTTTGTCCCTACCATGAGCGCTCTTGATTCACTCCTCGGAGAGATGAAGTCCTCCCTTATCGAAGGGGTGGTCGCAAGCGGAAAGTCCTCTCAAATTTTGGGGCTAAACGAGGTTGGTAAGCAATATTTTTATACCAAGAATGGCCGCCTTCTCATTATGCGAATTCTGCCCAAAAAAGATTACGCAGAAATGGGGGTTATCGGTCAGGCTCTTAAAGTTGTTCGCGTTGCTTTAAATCAGACCCGCGAAGAATTTCCAGAGATCAGTGCAGGGCTTACAGGTCGCCCTGTTTTGTCTGCTGACGAAATGAGCACCACAGATAAGGATATGACCATAGCCGCTATCATATCTATTTTAGTGGTGGGATTGCTGTTCACGATTATTCTTCATGGCTGGCTGAGGCCCGCACTGGTTATGTTTTCTCTTTTCTGCGCCATGGCATGGACCTTCGGTTTTGCGTTGGTCACCCTTGGAAGTCTCAACCTCCTTTCTATTGTTTTTGCGCTAGTTCTTGTTGGTATTGGTGTAGATTTCGGTATTCATGTCGTTTTGCGCTATATTGAGGGTGTTGCCGCTGGTTTGTCTCCCGAGAAAGCCGTAGAAGAATCATTGCTACAGACTGGTCCGGGAGTGCTTCTTGGAGGCATAACCTCTGTTTGTGCTTTCTATGCTGTGCTTGGTCAGGAATTTATTGGACTTGCTGAGCTAGGACTTATTGGCGGAACAGGGATTATTTTTTGCCTTATTTCTATGCTGACTGTCCTACCGTCACTTTTGCTTTTGGCTGGCAGGCGCAATATGTTTCCTTCTTCGCAGCCGCGCATGACAACAATGCCTTTTATGGAAAAGATTATTTCTCGTCCTGTAAAGGTCCTTCTTGTTATTGTAGCGTTATCTGCTCTTGCATATCCCGGAATTCAAAAAGCAGGCTTTAATTATAATCTTTTGGATCTTCAGGCTAAAGGGCTTGAGTCCGTTGAATATGAGCATAAGTTAATTAAGGAATCTGACGAATCGACATGGTTTGCTGTAATGACTAGACCGGATATTGAGGGGGTGCGAAACCTTACTGCTGAGCTTAAAAAGATTCCGTCTATTGGAAGAGTTGATTCTATTTTAAATTATATTCCTAAAGAGCAAGCTTCCAAAGCGGCCATTCTAAAACAAGAGGCTAATTCCTTAGATGGTTTAAATTTCTCTGCAAAGCCTATTTTAATAGAGTCTGATCAAGTTTTGGATTCTTTGGAAAATCTCACTGAATCTCTGGAAGATCTTGAGGAGAAGCTGTTTTCAGCCGGGGCAAAAGAAGAACTTAAAATTATTTCTGCGCTTCTGGATAAAGCTTTTGCATGTAGTGATATAATTGAAAAGAGTCCGTCACTGGCACAGAAGCTTATCCCCATCCAAAATCAGTTAGTCAGTGAACTTTCAGAGGCGTTTTCGTGGCTTAAAAATGTTTTGGCTGTTGAGTCCGTTACGCCACAAGATTTGCCTGAACATTTACGTTCATTATATATAGGCAGGGATGGGGCATTTATGATCAAAATTGCTCCTGTCGGCAACATCTGGGACTTTGACTTATTAAAATCTTTTGTAGCAGAACTCAGAGCTATTGATTCTGAAGTGACTGGCGTTCCGGTTGTTGTTTTTGAATCATCACTTCTTATGCGGAACACTTTTGTTGAGGCTGCAGGACTTACACTGGTGCTTGTCTCGCTCGTTTTGTTTCTTACATCATTTAGTATAAGCTATGTTTTACTCACTTTAGTTCCGCTGCTTGTGGGTATTTTCTGGTTACTTGAAGTTATGGGCATTACTGGACTAAGCTTTAATTTGGCTAATTTCTTCGCAATTCCGGTGCTTATCGCTATCGGAGTAGATGGCGGAGTTCATTTTCTTGCTCGTTGGAAGGAACTTTCAGATGGTGAGAGGCTTTACGATACAAGCACTCCAGTTGCTGTCGGGCTTAGTTTTTGTACGACGATGATCGGTTTTGGCGGGTTGCTACTTGCTCATCATCGCGGGCTTGCCTCACTCGGCGGAATAATGGTTGTCGGTTCGGCAACGTGTATGGTCGGGTGTATGGTTGTTTTGCCGGTAGTTTTCAAGCTGATTGAAATGTTCAAGAAGGAGCGCGGTGTATAA
- a CDS encoding PhnD/SsuA/transferrin family substrate-binding protein, whose amino-acid sequence MFKKVILLTLFLMLSVGSAMGAVDQPNSLDFVILEPGQPGTSSDAQPVMDSLAEYISEKIGKPVSGIYFNELEPALKYLEENKPAWGISGLTFFKSYADKFIMNPIASTLPQGLDKDIWRVLVAAEGPDLVNEIKGTVFGSMLYTPEARKILFGENVVDGPLVIEGTSRPLRMIRKVNRGKAAGVCLNAVQYSVVNSGEQFSGMKVVYESGNLPNSPVVWFGNINDDAFKLQGILLDMKDDPAAANLLKLLLTSGFGPADKELQ is encoded by the coding sequence ATGTTTAAAAAAGTTATTTTACTCACATTGTTCCTGATGCTTTCAGTTGGAAGTGCCATGGGCGCAGTTGATCAACCAAATTCGCTTGATTTTGTGATTCTTGAACCCGGTCAGCCCGGTACCTCTAGCGATGCACAGCCTGTGATGGATTCCCTTGCTGAGTATATTTCAGAGAAGATAGGCAAACCCGTAAGCGGTATATATTTTAATGAACTTGAGCCTGCTCTTAAATATCTTGAAGAGAATAAGCCCGCATGGGGAATCAGTGGGTTAACTTTCTTTAAGAGTTACGCAGACAAATTTATAATGAATCCCATTGCATCAACCTTGCCGCAAGGACTTGATAAGGATATCTGGCGCGTTCTCGTTGCTGCGGAGGGACCTGATTTAGTTAATGAGATTAAAGGAACAGTGTTCGGTTCTATGCTTTATACTCCCGAAGCACGAAAAATACTTTTTGGGGAAAATGTCGTTGATGGACCGCTGGTTATTGAAGGAACATCAAGGCCTTTGCGGATGATTAGAAAGGTTAACAGAGGTAAAGCCGCTGGCGTATGCCTGAATGCTGTGCAATATTCAGTTGTTAATAGTGGTGAGCAGTTTTCGGGCATGAAAGTTGTCTATGAATCAGGTAATCTTCCGAACAGTCCGGTTGTTTGGTTTGGCAATATCAATGATGATGCATTTAAGCTTCAAGGTATTTTACTAGATATGAAAGATGATCCAGCCGCAGCGAATTTGCTCAAACTTTTGTTAACATCAGGGTTCGGTCCTGCTGACAAGGAGCTACAATGA
- a CDS encoding phosphorylase family protein: MSNKLIGIVAAMEQEASAICPVSEKSKLGKFELLSGILPGGNRFLCVISGIGAEQTSEAATLLAQKNPDLILSAGVSGGLAHGPAAGDLLAASTIHSELANHNPWHKSERDVDLSTSLLPAYGKIPSGPMVTVPKPVLTPKEKTSLHDRTGALAADMESIAVAEAATKAGIPFACIRAISDASTRAIPSESLDGVDSSGKTKLKPILKAIANRPSLIFELIPMGMDYSKALKSLGRIFV; encoded by the coding sequence ATGTCAAATAAATTAATTGGAATTGTAGCTGCAATGGAACAGGAAGCTAGTGCCATATGCCCTGTTTCCGAAAAAAGTAAGCTAGGTAAATTTGAGCTACTATCGGGGATATTACCTGGCGGAAACCGCTTTCTATGCGTAATTTCGGGCATAGGCGCAGAGCAAACCTCCGAGGCCGCAACACTACTAGCACAAAAAAATCCAGATCTTATACTCAGCGCGGGTGTATCTGGCGGGCTTGCACACGGCCCCGCGGCGGGAGATCTTCTGGCGGCATCAACCATCCACTCGGAACTGGCCAATCACAATCCGTGGCATAAATCCGAAAGAGATGTGGATCTATCTACCTCACTACTACCGGCCTATGGAAAAATTCCTTCCGGCCCGATGGTGACAGTTCCAAAGCCAGTACTTACACCGAAAGAGAAAACATCGCTTCACGACAGAACTGGCGCTTTGGCCGCAGATATGGAAAGCATCGCTGTAGCAGAAGCCGCCACTAAAGCAGGAATTCCATTCGCCTGCATCCGCGCCATAAGCGACGCATCAACTAGAGCAATCCCCTCAGAATCATTAGACGGAGTTGATTCGAGCGGTAAAACCAAACTCAAACCAATTTTAAAAGCCATAGCCAATCGCCCTTCTCTAATCTTCGAACTAATCCCAATGGGTATGGACTACTCCAAAGCTTTAAAAAGTTTAGGTAGGATATTTGTTTGA
- a CDS encoding aspartate aminotransferase family protein yields the protein MSSDILGKYKSKIADAYDLHRKFVNPQFVRVLEVIGYDRNYCGAEGAYLTDAKGVKVLDFLAGFGVYNIGRNHPYVAEVLHEIIDAKTASLVQMDLGVLSGMLAEKLAALAPGDLEAVFFTNSGTESVEGALKFARQATGRHKVVHCDHGFHGLTLGSLSVNGNKEFRGRNEPLLPDCTPVPFNDLNALERALSGGDVGAFIFETVQGKGVFVPDEGYLQGARDLCDRYGTLMIADEVQCGLGRTGKMFAVDHWGVKPDILVISKALSGGFIPVGAIITTRAIHSKIFDSMERCFAHSNTFGQNDLAMAAGLATIEILEKENLLENATKTGDRIIEGMRKLADKYEMLTEVRGMGLMIGMQFGEPKSLGLKASWKLLHKMNDELFCQMITMPLLEKHNILSQVAGHGLDTVKILPPLMINDDDVDKFLTAMDSVLKEAHKLTGSGWKTVKDLGIRTARTS from the coding sequence ATGAGTTCTGATATTCTTGGAAAATATAAGTCAAAAATTGCAGATGCTTATGACCTGCATCGCAAATTCGTAAACCCTCAGTTTGTTAGGGTTTTGGAAGTAATTGGCTATGATCGCAATTATTGCGGGGCTGAGGGAGCCTACTTAACCGATGCTAAAGGGGTTAAGGTTCTCGATTTTTTGGCAGGATTCGGTGTTTATAATATAGGGAGAAACCATCCCTATGTTGCTGAAGTGCTGCATGAAATTATTGATGCTAAAACAGCCAGCCTTGTACAGATGGATCTTGGTGTTCTGTCCGGCATGCTTGCTGAAAAACTGGCAGCCCTTGCTCCCGGTGATTTGGAAGCTGTGTTTTTCACAAATTCAGGAACCGAAAGTGTCGAAGGCGCTCTGAAATTTGCGCGGCAGGCTACAGGTCGGCATAAGGTGGTTCATTGTGATCACGGGTTTCATGGTCTGACTCTTGGTTCCCTTTCCGTAAATGGTAATAAGGAGTTCAGGGGAAGAAATGAACCTTTACTGCCGGATTGCACGCCTGTTCCATTCAACGACCTGAACGCACTTGAGAGAGCTCTTTCTGGTGGTGATGTAGGGGCATTTATCTTCGAAACAGTTCAGGGTAAAGGCGTTTTTGTGCCAGACGAAGGGTACCTGCAGGGCGCGCGTGACCTTTGTGACCGCTATGGAACTCTGATGATTGCTGACGAAGTCCAGTGCGGACTTGGTAGAACAGGAAAGATGTTTGCTGTGGATCACTGGGGCGTTAAGCCTGATATACTGGTTATTTCCAAAGCTCTTTCCGGAGGATTTATTCCTGTCGGGGCAATCATTACCACCCGCGCTATTCATTCTAAAATTTTCGATTCAATGGAAAGGTGCTTTGCACATTCCAATACTTTCGGCCAGAACGATTTGGCTATGGCTGCGGGTCTTGCCACGATAGAAATTCTTGAGAAAGAAAATCTATTGGAAAATGCCACTAAAACTGGTGATAGAATTATTGAAGGGATGCGGAAGTTAGCAGATAAATATGAAATGCTGACTGAGGTCCGCGGTATGGGGCTTATGATCGGAATGCAGTTTGGTGAGCCTAAGTCTTTAGGTCTTAAGGCAAGCTGGAAGCTGTTGCATAAAATGAATGATGAGTTGTTCTGCCAGATGATAACTATGCCACTCTTAGAGAAGCATAATATCTTAAGTCAGGTCGCGGGTCATGGTCTTGATACCGTCAAAATACTTCCTCCTTTGATGATCAATGATGATGATGTGGATAAATTCCTGACTGCAATGGATTCAGTATTGAAAGAAGCGCACAAGCTTACTGGTTCCGGTTGGAAAACAGTTAAAGATTTAGGCATTCGTACAGCTCGTACTTCCTAG
- a CDS encoding ATP-binding protein: protein MNKAISSHESIQVCFTASVELPYDLRFRFPVLDWTSSLVSTSGGNQKESDALRLALEETLTFLISAYPDAQDKDMLRVNFQLKKDGMATVTIVNGGPPIHLNRIPNYDPLNPEKCELGGLWLYLTQNFVDRLEFNNLGLAGWQIVVGKLLSNPSFEKESVEDDLNDNKINLSLRFATPDDAPQLVDLTYDTYGYEYTGEFFYYESQLREVIEGGDVTVIIAENGETIAGSIAFFLFAEKPHLAETGALMVKHSYRHTRAIAYMMKEINRYITENLLGVDVYSSTCVTTSTTSQKIGKKLKYYPFSLLLNMGCQRKDVGRYSWMTLFALTKFTVPVTNMRIYLPEQHHEIVHALFDQAEIYPEIINETSKEFPKETTFYLYKIATLKSVSITFQQLGRDWISKLRKTIFSLRCEGSLAFTVYFSACSPLPPNLDKEMVQFSGIFVGVSPISADECYLVYSILVDGVDFDNIQVIGSRGQELKEHIRGLYNKHIKE from the coding sequence ATGAATAAAGCTATATCTTCTCATGAATCTATTCAGGTCTGTTTTACCGCTAGTGTTGAACTTCCTTACGATTTGCGCTTTAGATTTCCAGTCCTCGATTGGACGTCAAGTCTTGTCTCCACATCTGGCGGCAATCAAAAGGAAAGCGACGCTCTGCGTCTCGCCCTGGAAGAGACGCTGACTTTTTTAATATCCGCATATCCTGATGCACAGGATAAAGACATGCTCCGCGTTAATTTTCAATTGAAAAAAGATGGAATGGCAACTGTTACCATTGTGAATGGCGGACCTCCTATCCATCTGAATAGAATCCCGAATTATGATCCACTCAATCCAGAAAAATGTGAGCTTGGCGGGTTGTGGTTATATTTAACTCAAAATTTTGTAGACCGTTTAGAGTTCAACAATCTCGGACTAGCTGGTTGGCAAATCGTAGTTGGTAAGCTTCTCTCAAATCCATCATTTGAGAAAGAGAGCGTCGAGGATGATCTGAATGACAATAAAATTAATTTAAGCCTAAGGTTTGCCACACCAGATGATGCACCTCAGCTTGTGGATTTAACTTACGACACATATGGATATGAATATACAGGTGAATTTTTCTATTACGAATCGCAGCTTAGGGAAGTGATTGAAGGGGGTGACGTAACAGTCATTATCGCAGAAAATGGCGAAACTATTGCTGGAAGCATAGCTTTCTTCTTGTTTGCAGAAAAGCCCCATTTAGCCGAGACGGGGGCGCTGATGGTCAAGCACTCTTATAGGCATACGCGTGCTATTGCATACATGATGAAAGAGATAAATCGTTATATCACTGAAAATTTGCTTGGTGTGGATGTTTACAGCTCCACATGTGTCACCACTAGCACAACCTCGCAAAAGATCGGGAAAAAGTTGAAATATTATCCTTTTTCCTTGCTTTTAAACATGGGATGTCAACGAAAAGATGTCGGGCGATATTCTTGGATGACCCTTTTTGCTCTCACAAAATTTACTGTCCCAGTAACTAATATGCGTATCTATTTGCCGGAGCAACATCATGAGATCGTGCATGCTTTATTTGATCAAGCAGAAATTTACCCAGAGATTATTAATGAAACAAGCAAAGAGTTTCCGAAGGAAACAACATTTTATTTATATAAAATAGCTACCTTGAAATCTGTTAGTATCACATTTCAACAGCTCGGTCGGGATTGGATTTCTAAGTTGCGCAAAACAATATTTAGTTTACGTTGTGAAGGCAGCTTGGCATTTACGGTCTATTTTTCTGCGTGCAGCCCACTCCCGCCAAATCTGGATAAAGAAATGGTCCAATTCAGCGGAATATTTGTAGGAGTTAGCCCCATATCCGCCGATGAATGTTATCTAGTGTATAGTATTTTGGTCGATGGAGTAGACTTCGATAACATTCAGGTTATAGGCTCACGCGGGCAAGAGCTCAAAGAGCATATCCGAGGGCTGTATAACAAGCACATCAAAGAATAG
- the ispH gene encoding 4-hydroxy-3-methylbut-2-enyl diphosphate reductase, which translates to MDKVVRAETAGFCMGVDLALNKLDSLIESRDRGSIYILGPIIHNPQVLEEYEKQGVITADLANEIPTGAYAVIRAHGVPQSVEEELRERGINVIDATCPKVKKAQLLIKRNTTDGRVLLLYGEDSHPEVKGLLSYAPSGTHLFDSIEELEAIKLDTNRKYCLAAQTTQDRIIYEDIIQILEKKGLDVIVLNSICDATRQRQEEAITLSSEVDHMIVVGGRISGNTRRLVQVVEAAGTKCTHVEVASELPLDDLKGANKIGLTAGASTPKHLVDAIQQILQKT; encoded by the coding sequence ATGGATAAAGTTGTAAGAGCTGAAACCGCTGGATTTTGCATGGGTGTTGATCTGGCCCTCAACAAGCTGGATTCTCTAATCGAAAGTAGAGATCGCGGTTCAATATACATTTTAGGACCAATCATTCATAACCCTCAGGTACTCGAAGAATATGAAAAACAGGGTGTGATAACAGCCGATTTAGCAAATGAAATACCTACCGGCGCTTATGCAGTCATTCGCGCACACGGTGTTCCGCAAAGCGTTGAAGAAGAGCTACGCGAACGGGGCATAAATGTAATAGATGCAACCTGCCCGAAAGTTAAAAAAGCTCAACTTCTTATTAAACGTAACACCACAGACGGACGAGTTTTGCTACTCTACGGAGAAGACAGCCATCCTGAAGTAAAGGGACTTTTAAGCTACGCCCCATCAGGTACGCACCTATTTGACAGCATAGAAGAACTCGAAGCTATCAAACTGGATACGAACCGCAAGTATTGCCTTGCAGCACAGACCACTCAAGACCGGATTATTTACGAAGACATTATCCAGATACTCGAGAAAAAAGGGTTGGATGTAATCGTACTGAACTCCATATGCGATGCCACCCGTCAGCGTCAGGAAGAAGCTATCACGCTTTCAAGCGAAGTAGACCATATGATCGTTGTAGGCGGTCGTATCAGCGGTAACACTCGCAGACTTGTTCAAGTTGTGGAAGCTGCTGGAACAAAATGTACACACGTTGAGGTTGCAAGTGAACTTCCCCTTGATGACCTGAAAGGGGCGAATAAAATTGGCCTGACTGCGGGAGCATCAACTCCAAAGCACTTGGTTGATGCCATTCAGCAGATCCTTCAAAAAACATAG